A window of Littorina saxatilis isolate snail1 linkage group LG7, US_GU_Lsax_2.0, whole genome shotgun sequence contains these coding sequences:
- the LOC138970581 gene encoding uncharacterized protein, giving the protein MATGGGQPSAQRVTCAVCLERYRRPKLLPCFHTFCLTCLESLAPPPAPSLTCPQCRAVVPLPLGGAVQFQSNFYIEEQLMSEGARKCDVCSESRDVEYRCVECQQYYCAPCRTIHDKITTTRRHTLLPFSLASAAQHDQREGTRRCPKHDFQRQIFFCKVCDVTICPHCKLTSHEGHATEDVGDTAIKARQDLQTIMTETQQRMRKLEILEADTKKRKEKLLTEFNSADDVIKKRAVDAIEWAEQAREEALGRARELCHVTEDCLNQTLEATQHTMSSLTARTDHVTAVLSGQDHTEVIQLLANITAADLACRAHGTADQKKQMQETDPQSGDRETDKGGDLLVHQKNEDNLHSAIIGYIGHVSSTQSALPASLIRSAWEDTPVNTESSTLQGSKDTEGCAEPIRDKITGNDQTITADTQRAARRAETSLPPASRNSLCSDPQDRSRDSTLGHFDSCFQHQPLPEQLDNPTEVFTSGSGSQAVVSAMCLTADNKLWVKYKPPNTHTDILKLFDAKGNLVNHWKGSVPKGNFLTCIGDTLLSPLDWRWLAPSGESGCLDNDANDWALCSKSLPPHLVLCDPSAGDYKIYKLHVRSLHPLKVELVAVSQQGVKLNTPVDFDAASCGLVFCFLTRDTIDVHCVDTLSSPTKLVRLSLTNTILSRFRETSTVCHDICFFKSDEKDMLCVITDRRILKKRVYETCGHVFMVVDHEDGFNVKLKEENEVYECTKVTAHHTQGRLWLGDKGGQIRVRDMTKYIPK; this is encoded by the exons ATGGCGACGGGAGGAGGGCAGCCCTCGGCACAACGTGTGACGTGTGCGGTGTGTCTGGAGAGGTACCGACGTCCCAAACTGCTGCCCTGCTTCCACACCTTTTGTCTCACCTGTCTGGAGTCGCTGGCCCCCCCTCCCGCTCCCTCCCTCACCTGTCCTCAATGTCGGGCCGTGGTGCCTCTTCCACTGGGTGGTGCTGTCCAGTTTCAG AGCAACTTCTACATTGAAGAGCAACTTATGAGCGAGGGAGCACGTAAGTGTGACGTATGCAGCGAGTCCCGTGACGTGGAGTACAGATGCGTGGAGTGTCAGCAGTACTACTGCGCCCCCTGTCGTACCATCCATGATAAAATCACAACCACTCGAAGACACACCCTGCTACCGTTTAGCCTGGCGTCCGCAGCACAGCATGACCAGCGAGAAGGAACACGTAGATGTCCTAAGCACGACTTTCAGCGTCAAATTTTCTTCTGCAAAGTGTGTGACGTCACCATCTGTCCTCACTGCAAACTGACGTCACACGAAGGTCATGCCACTGAAGATGTTGGTGATACTGCCATCAAGGCTCGCCAAGACCTGCAAACAATCATGACAGAGACCCAACAGCGCATGCGCAAATTAGAAATACTCGAAGCAGAcacaaagaaaaggaaagaaaagctTCTTACCGAGTTCAACAGTGCTGATGACGTCATTAAGAAACGTGCAGTTGACGCCATAGAGTGGGCGGAGCAAGCCAGGGAGGAGGCGTTGGGCAGAGCCAGGGAGCTGTGTCACGTGACAGAGGATTGTCTGAATCAGACGCTGGAAGCCACACAGCACACCATGTCTAGCCTGACAGCCCGGACAGACCACGTGACCGCTGTACTCTCTGGTCAGGACCACACTGAGGTCATTCAGCTGCTGGCCAACATCACGGCTGCCGATCTTGCATGCCGGGCCCACGGAACTGCTGACCAGAAAAAACAAATGCAAGAAACGGACCCCCAAAGTGGAGACAGGGAAACCGACAAAGGCGGTGATCTGCTCGTGCATCAAAAGAACGAAGACAACCTTCACTCAGCCATCATCGGCTACATAGGTCACGTGTCAAGCACACAGTCGGCGCTGCCTGCCAGTCTGATCAGGTCTGCATGGGAGGACACTCCCGTAAACACAGAATCTTCCACACTGCAGGGAAGCAAGGACACAGAGGGATGTGCAGAACCGATAAGGGACAAGATTACTGGAAATGACCAAACAATCACCGCTGACACCCAGAGGGCAGCTCGGCGTGCAGAAACTTCGTTGCCACCAGCTTCTAGGAACAGCCTCTGCTCAGATCCGCAAGATAGAAGCCGTGACAGCACTCTGGGCCACTTCGACTCGTGTTTTCAACACCAACCATTACCAGAGCAACTTGACAATCCAACCGAGGTTTTCACCAGCGGCTCAGGATCCCAGGCAGTGGTCAGTGCCATGTGTCTGACCGCTGACAACAAATTGTGGGTCAAGTacaaaccaccaaacacacacactgacatcctCAAGCTGTTTGATGCGAAAGGAAACCTCGTCAATCACTGGAAGGGCAGCGTTCCCAAGGGTAACTTCCTGACCTGTATTGGGGACACTTTATTGTCTCCCCTGGACTGGCGCTGGCTGGCACCGTCCGGAGAGTCTGGTTGCCTGGACAACGATGCCAACGACTGGGCGCTGTGCTCcaagtctctccctccccactTGGTGCTGTGTGACCCCAGTGCTGGCGATTACAAGATCTACAAGCTTCACGTGCGCTCCCTGCACCCGCTCAAAGTCGAGCTGGTCGCTGTTTCCCAGCAGGGCGTAAAGCTTAACACACCGGTTGACTTCGATGCTGCTAGTTGCGGGTTAGTCTTCTGTTTCTTGACTCGTGACACTATTGACGTTCACTGCGTCGACACTTTGTCTTCTCCAACAAAACTCGTGCGTCTGAGTCTGACAAATACGATTTTATCTAGATTTAGAGAAACTAGTACAGTGTGTCATGATATTTGCTTCTTTAAATCAGATGAAAAGGACATGTTATGTGTGATCACAGACAGAAGAATCTTGAAGAAAAGGGTGTACGAGACATGTGGCCATGTGTTCATGGTTGTGGATCACGAGGATGGCTTCAATGTGAAGCTCAAGGAAGAAAACGAAGTGTACGAATGCACGAAGGTGACAGCTCACCACACACAGGGGCGACTGTGGCTCGGTGACAAGGGGGGTCAAATCCGTGTCAGGGACATGACAAAATACATACCGAAGTAG
- the LOC138970583 gene encoding uncharacterized protein: MNIALSLTASRLDSQSIMSLTVTAARKVAIPYDSHRLTVLLLALCSLLTCSTCNPCSSSSFLFSLMPVPATCRNYALCFRGRALRELPCPKGTAFDPARLFCTSELHQSCLVQESQDKVQTQLTCPRGTTTNYFPDYSQGCPSHRYFLCKNGVISGQICAEGHVFDEGTDSCVTSLSLVCGVTGPSCSEKSRDSASYADYSLGCPALKFAMCFRGNVSVVLRCPEGLFYNGAVKNCDYPDNIVCGYYKMFDGLLTDQLFCRSEGEHIVFCFIFIDQGRRPRSINMKQKSICPPRTDKKAGLATNHQTSFLSSFWWFNIK, translated from the exons ATGAACATCGCACTGTCTTTAACGGCGAGCAGACTTGATTCACAAAGCATCATGTCTCTAACAGTAACAGCCGCAAGAAAGGTGGCGATACCTTATG ATTCTCACCGTCTGACGGTTCTCCTGCTGGCACTGTGCTCGCTGCTCACGTGCAGCACGTGCAACCCttgttcctcctcctccttcctctTCAGCCTCATGCCCGTGCCCGCCACCTGCAGGAACTATGCCCTCTGCTTCCGGGGGCGTGCCCTGCGCGAGCTGCCCTGCCCCAAGGGCACAGCCTTTGACCCCGCGAGACTCTTCTGCACGTCGGAGCTTCACCAGTCGTGTCTCG TGCAAGAAAGCCAGGACAAAGTCCAGACCCAGCTGACGTGTCCAAGGGGGACAACCACTAACTATTTCCCAGACTACTCTCAAGGCTGTCCGAGCCATCGATACTTCCTCTGCAAAAATGGCGTCATTTCCGGTCAGATATGCGCTGAAGGACACGTCTTCGACGAGGGCACGGACTCATGTGTGACGTCATTGTCTTTAGTGTGCGGAGTGACCGGCCCTTCGTGTTCAGAGAAATCACGTGACTCGGCGTCCTATGCAGATTATTCGTTGGGCTGCCCTGCCCTCAAATTCGCGATGTGTTTCCGTGGAAACGTGAGTGTGGTGCTGAGATGTCCGGAGGGATTGTTTTACAACGGTGCTGTCAAGAACTGTGATTACCCGGATAATATTGTTTGtggatattataagatgtttgatgggttgttgacagaccagcttttttgtcggtccgagggggagcatattgtcttttgtttcatatttattgaccaaggccgaagaccgcggtcaataaatatgaaacaaaagtcgatatgccccccgaggaccgacaaaaaagctggtctggcaacaaaccatcaaacatcgtttttgtcatcattttggtggttcaacattaagtga